GATACCGTATTTATCTACTTTAAAATCAATTTTACCGGCTTTGGCTGCTTTAACAGCGTTGCCAACATCCATGGTAACCGTTCCCGTTTTAGGGTTCGGCATTAAACCGCGCGGGCCAAGAATCCTTCCGAGTTGTCCTACTTTAGGCATTACACTCGGCATGGTTATTACTACATCTACATCGGTCCAGCCGCCTTTGATTTTTTGGATGTACTCATCCAATCCTACAAAGTCGGCTCCTGCTGCTTTGGCTTCCTCCTCTTTATCGGGTGTACACAGTACGAGAACCCGCAAATCTTTACCGGTACCATGGGGAAGGGTTACTGAACCTCTCACCATTTGGTTGGCTTTTCGCGGGTCTACGCCAAGGCGTACACTCAAATCAACTGAAGCATCAAATTTAGTATAGGTGATTTTCTTTACTAATTCAACGGCTTCTGCTAAGGAGTACTGTTTGTTCTTGTCGAATTTGGCCAAAGCTTCTTTGTGTTTTTTTGACATTTTTGCCATATTCTCCTCCTGTTAACAGATTAATTACTTGCGGGAAATTCACCCTTAATAGTTACACCCATACTTCTTGCCGTACCGGCAACCATACGCATGGCCGATTCCACGGTGAAAGCATTTAAATCTTTCATTTTGGCTTCGGCAATGGCTCTTACCTGATCCCAGGTAATGCTGGCTACTTTTATTCGGTTAGGTTCTGCCGAACCTTTTTTCAGTT
The sequence above is drawn from the Candidatus Sulfidibacterium hydrothermale genome and encodes:
- the rplA gene encoding 50S ribosomal protein L1, translating into MAKMSKKHKEALAKFDKNKQYSLAEAVELVKKITYTKFDASVDLSVRLGVDPRKANQMVRGSVTLPHGTGKDLRVLVLCTPDKEEEAKAAGADFVGLDEYIQKIKGGWTDVDVVITMPSVMPKVGQLGRILGPRGLMPNPKTGTVTMDVGNAVKAAKAGKIDFKVDKYGIIHSPIGKVSFEDQKLFENASELLNTIIKLRPAAAKGNYVKSIYLSSTMSPGVAVDPKSVNA